A DNA window from Aureibaculum sp. 2308TA14-22 contains the following coding sequences:
- a CDS encoding aromatic amino acid hydroxylase, giving the protein MNFKSNKIIARLPKHLQSFVIRQPYNEYTFQNQAVWRYVMRKNVDYLSKVAHESYIKGLAKAGISVDTIPKMQGMNRILKDLGWAAVSVDGFIPPNAFMEFQAYNTLVIAADIRTIDHIEYTPAPDIIHEAAGHAPIIANPEYAEYLRRFGEIGSKAISSAKDYELYEAIRHLSIIKEDPNTDETAIAKADERVAEVANSMTELSEMAKIRNLHWWTVEYGLIGTLDNPKIYGAGLLSSIGESQWCMSDKVKKVPYSIKAADTDFDITKPQPQLFVTPDFAHLSMVLEEFANKMALRKGGLKGIKQLIDSKNLGTIELSTGIQISGNFNKVIADENNRAVYFNTVRETALAYKNKELIGHSKTHHADGFGSPIGKLKGINIAIEDMSPTDLEAYGIYEGKTVNLKFEGQVSVTGEIITGKRNLQGKIILISFRNCTVRHKDKLLFHPDWGIYDMAVGKEVVSAYSGVADAENFGLVFEPPKEKTHKIIYAEKDKKLHGLYEEVRKIREKGKLNPIRLEEIFILLKLKYPNDWLLPLEIAELMFHEKSQLKRNLINYLETLAENKQITHLIKDGIELLEKDMKRII; this is encoded by the coding sequence ATGAACTTTAAGTCAAACAAAATAATTGCGAGATTGCCCAAGCATTTACAATCTTTTGTAATACGCCAACCGTATAATGAATATACATTTCAAAACCAAGCGGTTTGGCGTTATGTAATGCGGAAAAATGTAGATTATTTGTCAAAAGTTGCTCATGAATCTTATATTAAGGGTTTAGCAAAAGCTGGGATTTCTGTGGATACCATCCCTAAAATGCAAGGTATGAACCGAATTTTAAAAGACTTGGGTTGGGCTGCAGTATCTGTTGATGGATTCATCCCGCCAAATGCCTTTATGGAATTTCAGGCCTACAATACGTTGGTTATTGCCGCAGATATTAGAACTATAGATCATATAGAATATACGCCAGCTCCGGATATCATTCACGAGGCCGCAGGTCATGCCCCGATCATTGCAAATCCTGAATATGCAGAGTATCTCAGACGTTTTGGAGAAATTGGAAGCAAAGCCATTTCTTCTGCCAAAGATTATGAATTGTACGAAGCTATCAGACATTTATCTATCATAAAAGAAGATCCAAATACAGATGAAACAGCTATAGCTAAAGCGGATGAACGTGTTGCCGAAGTTGCCAATAGTATGACGGAACTGAGTGAAATGGCCAAGATTAGAAATTTGCATTGGTGGACAGTTGAATATGGACTTATAGGCACATTGGATAATCCTAAAATTTACGGAGCGGGTCTGCTGTCCTCAATTGGTGAAAGTCAGTGGTGCATGAGCGATAAGGTAAAAAAAGTTCCTTACTCTATTAAAGCTGCCGATACCGATTTTGATATCACCAAACCGCAACCACAATTATTTGTAACACCTGATTTTGCCCATTTAAGCATGGTGCTTGAAGAGTTTGCCAATAAAATGGCATTGCGAAAAGGAGGATTAAAAGGCATAAAACAACTAATTGATTCTAAAAATTTAGGAACTATAGAACTGAGTACAGGTATTCAAATTTCGGGTAATTTTAATAAGGTGATTGCGGATGAAAATAATAGGGCTGTTTATTTCAATACTGTCAGAGAAACCGCTTTGGCTTATAAAAACAAAGAACTTATCGGCCACAGTAAAACGCATCACGCTGATGGATTTGGCTCTCCAATTGGTAAACTAAAAGGGATTAATATTGCTATTGAGGATATGTCGCCTACCGATCTGGAAGCCTATGGTATTTATGAAGGGAAAACCGTAAACTTAAAATTTGAAGGGCAAGTGTCGGTTACGGGAGAAATTATTACGGGCAAACGCAATTTGCAAGGTAAAATCATTTTAATTTCATTCAGAAATTGTACCGTAAGGCATAAAGATAAACTCTTGTTTCATCCCGATTGGGGTATTTATGATATGGCCGTTGGTAAGGAAGTGGTCTCTGCATATTCCGGTGTGGCCGATGCTGAGAATTTCGGATTGGTATTTGAGCCGCCCAAAGAAAAAACACATAAGATTATATATGCTGAAAAAGATAAAAAACTACATGGTTTATATGAAGAGGTCAGAAAGATCAGGGAAAAAGGAAAATTAAACCCAATTCGGCTTGAGGAAATATTTATCCTACTGAAATTGAAATATCCCAATGATTGGCTATTGCCATTAGAAATTGCCGAATTGATGTTTCATGAAAAATCTCAACTCAAAAGAAACCTAATTAATTATTTAGAGACGTTGGCGGAAAACAAGCAAATAACCCATTTAATTAAAGATGGGATTGAGTTGTTGGAAAAAGATATGAAAAGGATTATTTAA
- a CDS encoding DUF4230 domain-containing protein: protein MKKVLLGILIAVVFFFVFRYCENKKEDKSILYESSMLIQKQIKNVGKLVVTEGHFSEVFNYKNSKALFTDYFTADKKALVVVNADVTISYDLSKIEYNIDKENKILHITNIPKEEISINPDLEYYDIQADYFNPFEADDYNKIKETVKSSLIKKLQKSDLQKNAKTRLLEELTNFYVLTNSLGWTLKYEENAITNKEELFELEF from the coding sequence ATGAAAAAAGTCCTTCTCGGTATTCTCATTGCGGTTGTGTTCTTTTTTGTGTTCAGATATTGTGAAAACAAGAAAGAAGACAAATCCATTTTGTACGAAAGTTCCATGTTGATTCAAAAACAGATCAAAAATGTGGGCAAACTTGTAGTTACCGAAGGCCATTTTAGCGAGGTTTTTAATTATAAGAATTCCAAAGCCTTATTTACAGATTATTTTACAGCAGATAAAAAGGCACTAGTGGTTGTTAATGCAGATGTAACCATATCTTACGACCTTAGTAAAATTGAATATAATATTGACAAAGAAAACAAAATACTGCACATTACCAATATTCCGAAAGAAGAGATTTCCATTAACCCTGATCTGGAGTATTACGACATCCAAGCAGATTATTTTAATCCGTTCGAGGCCGATGATTATAACAAAATAAAAGAGACTGTCAAATCTTCGTTAATTAAAAAACTACAAAAATCCGACCTTCAAAAAAACGCCAAAACACGTTTGTTAGAAGAACTTACCAACTTTTATGTATTGACCAATTCACTGGGATGGACGTTGAAATATGAAGAAAACGCCATTACGAACAAGGAAGAGCTTTTCGAGTTAGAGTTTTAG
- the pyk gene encoding pyruvate kinase, with translation MRNRKKTKIVATLGPACDTYEIIEEMMTVGVNVFRVNFSHANYENVAEKIKMIREINKRLDYNVAILADLQGPKLRVGIMAEKVKLEKGDQFIFTTDECEGTKERAFMTYQQFPKDVKPGENILVDDGKLMFKVISTNGKNEVLTKVLRGGKLKSKKGVNLPNTNISQPALTEKDKKDALFAIKMKVDWIALSFVRHAEDLIELRELITEHSDFRIPIMAKIEKPEAVERIGSITPHCDGLMVARGDLGVEVDMEKVPLIQKKLVIQAKKSRIPVIIATQMMESMITSQVPTRAEVNDVANSIMDGADAVMLSGETSVGEFPVEVIQKIRSIIENVEDSPLIAPSKTFIRSVNERFISKTICYQAALMADDIGAKAITTLTNSGYTAFQISAWRPKTHIMAFSDNRRILAMLNLLWGVKAHFYDEMKSTDDTVEDINQIALERDYVKKGDYIINLTSMPVKAKGMVNTLRVSQIE, from the coding sequence ATGCGAAATCGTAAAAAAACAAAAATAGTAGCCACTTTGGGTCCTGCCTGTGACACGTATGAAATTATTGAAGAAATGATGACTGTTGGTGTTAATGTTTTTAGAGTGAATTTTTCTCATGCTAATTATGAAAATGTTGCTGAGAAAATAAAAATGATAAGAGAAATAAATAAAAGATTAGATTATAATGTAGCCATTTTAGCCGATTTGCAAGGCCCTAAATTACGTGTTGGGATAATGGCTGAAAAAGTAAAATTGGAAAAAGGAGATCAATTTATTTTTACTACCGATGAATGTGAAGGCACAAAAGAAAGGGCATTTATGACCTATCAACAGTTTCCGAAAGACGTAAAACCGGGTGAAAATATTTTAGTTGATGATGGTAAATTAATGTTCAAAGTCATTAGCACCAATGGTAAAAACGAAGTACTTACCAAAGTATTACGAGGCGGTAAACTAAAATCTAAAAAAGGGGTTAATCTCCCTAACACCAATATCTCTCAACCCGCTTTAACAGAGAAAGATAAAAAAGATGCTCTTTTTGCTATTAAAATGAAGGTAGATTGGATAGCACTTTCTTTTGTGAGACATGCTGAAGATCTCATTGAATTGAGAGAACTAATAACTGAACATTCTGATTTTAGAATTCCGATAATGGCTAAAATTGAAAAACCAGAAGCCGTAGAAAGAATTGGTAGTATTACGCCTCACTGCGATGGGCTTATGGTTGCCAGAGGTGATTTGGGTGTTGAAGTAGATATGGAAAAAGTACCTTTAATTCAGAAAAAATTAGTGATTCAAGCTAAAAAGTCTAGAATTCCTGTAATTATAGCAACTCAAATGATGGAGAGCATGATTACCAGTCAGGTACCCACAAGAGCTGAGGTAAATGACGTTGCCAATTCTATCATGGACGGTGCTGATGCCGTTATGTTATCCGGTGAAACTTCGGTGGGAGAATTCCCCGTGGAAGTTATTCAAAAGATTCGTTCAATTATTGAAAATGTTGAAGATTCACCGCTGATTGCACCATCAAAAACTTTTATTCGAAGTGTTAATGAACGTTTTATATCTAAAACCATTTGTTATCAAGCCGCTCTAATGGCAGATGATATTGGAGCTAAGGCTATAACCACACTCACCAATAGTGGTTATACGGCATTTCAAATTTCCGCTTGGAGACCAAAAACACATATTATGGCATTTTCTGATAACAGAAGAATTTTGGCAATGCTTAATTTATTGTGGGGGGTAAAAGCACATTTTTATGATGAAATGAAAAGTACGGACGATACCGTTGAAGATATCAACCAAATAGCCTTGGAAAGAGACTATGTAAAAAAAGGTGATTATATAATTAACCTTACTTCCATGCCCGTGAAAGCCAAGGGTATGGTAAATACGTTAAGAGTTAGTCAGATTGAATAA
- a CDS encoding IPExxxVDY family protein — translation MVKVLPLGFEFEHDYTLIAINSTLEDYRLAYLLNKEFDIKLSCRPKGLSFKDKDCTFTFYNYECNINFSSWSLLANKHIYTSINSNVNDLFKEESKMNYLINEKKEIDYFLKINGEIDIDEFQITKKIKNIKGVIASFHIIPQTLKSKDYLIF, via the coding sequence ATGGTAAAGGTACTTCCATTAGGGTTTGAATTTGAACATGATTATACCTTAATAGCTATAAATAGTACTTTAGAAGATTATAGACTAGCTTATTTATTGAATAAAGAGTTTGATATAAAACTGAGTTGCCGGCCTAAAGGACTTTCTTTCAAGGATAAAGATTGTACATTTACTTTTTATAACTATGAATGTAATATTAATTTTAGCTCATGGTCATTATTAGCTAACAAACACATTTATACATCAATTAACAGTAACGTAAATGATTTATTTAAAGAAGAATCAAAAATGAATTATTTAATTAACGAAAAAAAAGAAATTGATTATTTTCTAAAAATAAATGGAGAAATTGATATAGATGAATTTCAAATTACTAAAAAAATAAAAAATATAAAAGGGGTAATAGCTTCTTTTCATATTATTCCACAAACTTTAAAGTCTAAGGATTATTTAATATTTTAA
- the rnc gene encoding ribonuclease III — protein sequence MSFISNILKSRSEQDEVFLATIRKIIGFRPNDLKYYRKAFTHSSVKKTTENGKPLNYERLEFLGDAILSSTIAVYLFKEIPTGSEGDLTQLRSKIVSREHLNEIGRDLALINLIDSNVPKKNFGDNVHGNMFEALVGAVFLDKGHEACHKFINRTVIEPYVDIERLEGKITSYKSVLIEWCQKVKKHINYEVYEDTGNDTIKHFSVKLFIDNKILSKGRATSKKKAEEIASKRAYYRLQDVISI from the coding sequence ATGAGTTTTATTAGCAACATCTTAAAATCTCGATCTGAACAAGACGAGGTATTCCTGGCTACAATAAGAAAAATTATAGGTTTTAGACCTAACGACCTTAAATATTATAGAAAAGCATTTACGCATAGTTCGGTAAAAAAAACAACCGAAAATGGTAAACCCCTTAACTATGAAAGATTAGAATTTTTAGGTGATGCTATTTTAAGCTCTACTATTGCGGTTTATTTATTTAAAGAAATACCTACAGGTTCTGAAGGTGATCTAACACAATTACGCTCTAAAATTGTGAGCAGGGAACACTTAAACGAAATTGGTAGAGATTTAGCCTTAATAAACTTGATTGACAGTAATGTTCCCAAAAAAAACTTCGGAGATAATGTTCACGGAAATATGTTTGAAGCCTTGGTTGGTGCCGTTTTTTTAGATAAGGGACATGAAGCCTGTCATAAATTTATAAACAGAACGGTAATTGAACCCTATGTAGATATTGAGCGTTTAGAAGGTAAAATAACCAGTTACAAAAGTGTACTAATAGAGTGGTGTCAGAAGGTTAAAAAGCACATTAATTATGAGGTTTACGAAGATACCGGAAATGACACCATAAAACACTTTAGCGTAAAGTTATTTATAGATAATAAAATTCTCTCTAAAGGCAGAGCCACTTCCAAGAAAAAAGCAGAAGAAATAGCTTCAAAGCGGGCTTATTACAGATTACAAGATGTTATTTCCATCTGA
- the fabF gene encoding beta-ketoacyl-ACP synthase II, which produces MELKRVVVTGLGALTPIGNTVDAYWESLVNGVSGAAPITHFDATKFKTRFACEVKNFNPTDFLDRKEARKMDKFTQYAMVASDEAILDSGLDLENINRERVGVIWGAGIGGLETFQNEVLNYGSGDGTPRFNPFFIPKMIADIAPGNISIKNGFMGPNYTTVSACASSANAMFDALNTIRLGHCDVIVTGGSEAAVTMAGMGGFNAMHALSTRNESPETASRPFDATRDGFVLGEGAGAIILEEYEYAKARGAKIYAEVIGGGLSSDAYHMTAPHPEGKGVIVVMKNCLENSGLKPEEVDAINTHGTSTPLGDVAELKAIKEVFGNHAKNININSTKSMTGHLLGAAGAIEAIASILSIEHGIVPPTINHSTVDENIDPSLNLTLNKAQKRDVKVVMSNTFGFGGHNACVVFKKLDA; this is translated from the coding sequence ATGGAATTAAAACGAGTAGTTGTAACAGGACTAGGGGCTTTAACACCAATTGGTAATACCGTTGATGCCTACTGGGAAAGTTTAGTAAATGGAGTAAGCGGTGCTGCACCCATTACCCATTTTGACGCAACAAAATTCAAAACTCGGTTTGCATGTGAAGTTAAAAATTTTAATCCGACTGATTTTTTAGATAGAAAAGAGGCACGTAAAATGGATAAGTTTACGCAGTATGCCATGGTAGCCTCAGATGAAGCTATCTTAGATTCTGGATTGGATTTAGAAAATATAAACAGAGAACGTGTTGGCGTAATTTGGGGAGCCGGTATTGGTGGGCTTGAAACGTTTCAAAATGAAGTTCTGAATTACGGTAGTGGTGATGGCACTCCAAGATTCAACCCTTTTTTTATACCTAAAATGATAGCAGATATTGCTCCTGGAAACATTTCAATCAAGAATGGTTTCATGGGTCCAAACTATACGACTGTTTCTGCTTGTGCATCATCAGCAAATGCTATGTTTGATGCATTAAACACTATTCGTTTAGGACATTGTGACGTTATTGTTACTGGTGGTAGCGAAGCTGCTGTAACCATGGCAGGAATGGGTGGTTTTAATGCCATGCATGCCCTATCGACCAGAAACGAAAGCCCAGAAACGGCATCAAGACCTTTTGATGCGACAAGAGATGGTTTTGTATTAGGCGAAGGTGCAGGAGCGATTATTTTAGAAGAATACGAATACGCTAAAGCAAGAGGAGCTAAAATTTACGCCGAAGTTATTGGAGGTGGTTTATCTTCTGATGCTTATCATATGACTGCACCACATCCTGAAGGAAAAGGTGTAATTGTAGTAATGAAAAATTGCCTAGAAAATTCAGGTTTAAAACCTGAAGAAGTTGATGCTATTAATACGCATGGAACTTCTACTCCATTGGGCGATGTAGCTGAACTTAAAGCTATAAAAGAAGTTTTTGGTAACCACGCCAAAAATATCAACATCAACTCAACTAAGTCCATGACAGGGCATTTATTGGGAGCAGCTGGTGCTATTGAGGCAATCGCTTCAATCTTATCAATAGAGCACGGAATTGTGCCTCCTACAATAAATCACTCTACTGTTGACGAAAATATTGACCCTAGTTTAAACCTAACACTTAATAAAGCCCAAAAAAGGGATGTTAAAGTAGTTATGAGCAACACCTTTGGTTTTGGTGGCCATAATGCTTGTGTGGTTTTCAAAAAGCTAGATGCTTAA
- a CDS encoding acyl carrier protein yields MSDIASRVKAIIVDKLGVDENEVTNEANFTNDLGADSLDTVELIMEFEKEFDIQIPDDQAENIGTVGQAISYIEEAKK; encoded by the coding sequence ATGTCAGACATTGCATCAAGAGTAAAGGCCATTATCGTTGACAAACTAGGCGTTGACGAAAATGAAGTAACTAATGAAGCTAACTTTACTAACGATTTAGGAGCAGATTCTTTAGATACTGTGGAATTAATTATGGAATTTGAAAAAGAATTTGATATTCAAATACCAGACGATCAAGCAGAAAACATTGGAACTGTTGGTCAAGCAATCAGCTATATAGAAGAAGCTAAAAAGTAA
- the purN gene encoding phosphoribosylglycinamide formyltransferase, whose amino-acid sequence MKRIVILASGSGTNAENIIKYFQKSNVITITHVLSNNKDAKVLKRAKRLKISNSSFNKDDFFNTDKVLNILKDKADFIVLAGFLWKIPKNIINDFPDRIINIHPALLPNYGGKGMYGDNVHKAVVINKEKETGITIHYVNENYDEGAIIFQAKVEVDEGDSFEDVAQKVHQLEYEHFPKVIEQTLLKNG is encoded by the coding sequence ATGAAGAGAATTGTTATTTTGGCTTCAGGTTCCGGAACCAACGCCGAGAATATAATCAAGTATTTTCAAAAAAGCAATGTTATAACTATAACACATGTGCTTTCAAACAATAAGGATGCCAAAGTTCTGAAACGAGCTAAAAGGCTAAAAATCAGCAATTCAAGTTTCAATAAAGATGACTTTTTTAATACGGATAAGGTGTTGAATATATTAAAAGATAAAGCTGATTTTATTGTTTTGGCAGGGTTCTTATGGAAAATACCCAAAAATATTATCAATGATTTTCCTGATAGAATCATAAATATTCATCCGGCTCTATTGCCCAATTATGGAGGGAAAGGAATGTATGGCGATAACGTGCATAAAGCAGTTGTTATTAATAAGGAAAAAGAAACGGGAATAACCATCCATTATGTAAATGAGAATTATGATGAAGGAGCGATTATTTTCCAAGCAAAAGTTGAAGTTGATGAGGGCGATAGTTTTGAAGATGTCGCACAAAAAGTACATCAACTAGAATATGAACATTTTCCGAAAGTGATTGAACAAACACTACTTAAAAATGGCTAA
- a CDS encoding ribonuclease H family protein, with protein sequence MAKKKFYVVWRGNKTGVFTTWDACKKQIEGFTGAEYKSFTSEEEAEKAFRGNYEDYKGKNTKKVKLSETELRQIGKPIVPSISVDAACSGNPGKMEYRGVETHSGSQLFIQGPFEKGTNNIGEFLALVHGLGYLKQKKIDLPIYSDSRIAMSWIKKGQCRTNVQITDENKPLFELIKRAEKWLEENPTYVKNATILKWETKAWGEIPADFGRK encoded by the coding sequence ATGGCTAAAAAGAAATTTTATGTAGTTTGGAGGGGGAACAAAACAGGTGTTTTTACCACTTGGGATGCTTGTAAAAAACAGATAGAAGGTTTTACAGGGGCAGAATATAAATCTTTCACTTCTGAAGAAGAAGCTGAAAAAGCTTTTAGAGGAAATTATGAAGACTACAAAGGCAAAAACACCAAAAAAGTAAAACTTTCTGAAACCGAATTAAGACAAATTGGAAAACCGATTGTACCTTCCATTTCTGTAGACGCGGCTTGTAGCGGAAATCCTGGTAAAATGGAGTATAGAGGTGTAGAAACTCATTCAGGCTCGCAATTATTTATTCAAGGTCCTTTTGAAAAAGGCACAAATAATATTGGCGAATTTTTGGCTTTGGTGCACGGTTTAGGATATTTAAAACAAAAAAAGATTGATTTACCTATTTATTCGGATTCTAGAATCGCCATGAGCTGGATAAAAAAAGGGCAATGCCGTACCAATGTACAAATTACAGACGAAAACAAACCTTTATTTGAATTAATTAAACGTGCCGAAAAGTGGTTAGAAGAAAACCCTACCTACGTAAAAAACGCTACTATTTTAAAATGGGAAACCAAAGCGTGGGGAGAGATTCCTGCGGATTTTGGGAGGAAGTAG